One stretch of Rhizobium rhizoryzae DNA includes these proteins:
- the lexA gene encoding transcriptional repressor LexA — translation MLTRKQQELLLFIHARMKESGVPPSFDEMKDALDLASKSGIHRLITALEERGFIRRLPNRARALEVIKLPEPFGATPATPKRGFSPSVIEGSLGKVQPPSPAPVQSKPAEEDSQSASVPVMGRIAAGVPISAIQNNTHAISVPLEMLGPGEHYALEVKGDSMIEAGILDGDTVIIRNGATASPGDIVVALVDDEEATLKRFRRKGASIALEAANPAYETRIFPPDRVKVQGKLVGLIRRYH, via the coding sequence ATGTTGACACGTAAACAGCAGGAACTGCTTCTTTTCATTCATGCACGGATGAAGGAGTCGGGCGTGCCGCCGTCATTTGACGAGATGAAAGATGCTCTGGATCTCGCCTCCAAGTCGGGAATTCACCGCTTGATCACTGCTCTTGAAGAAAGAGGCTTTATCCGTCGGCTGCCCAACCGCGCCCGGGCGCTGGAGGTTATCAAGCTGCCCGAGCCCTTCGGTGCAACGCCTGCGACACCCAAACGCGGCTTTTCGCCAAGCGTCATCGAGGGATCGCTTGGCAAAGTGCAGCCGCCTTCACCTGCTCCGGTGCAGTCAAAACCCGCAGAAGAGGATAGCCAGTCCGCATCGGTTCCTGTCATGGGGCGCATCGCCGCTGGCGTGCCGATCTCTGCGATTCAGAACAATACCCATGCCATCAGCGTTCCATTGGAAATGCTTGGGCCGGGAGAACACTACGCGCTCGAGGTCAAGGGTGATTCGATGATCGAGGCAGGGATCCTGGACGGCGACACCGTAATCATTCGAAACGGCGCGACAGCCAGCCCCGGCGATATCGTGGTAGCACTTGTGGACGACGAGGAAGCGACGTTGAAGCGTTTCCGCCGCAAAGGCGCATCGATTGCGCTCGAAGCTGCGAACCCCGCTTACGAAACGCGCATCTTCCCGCCAGACCGTGTCAAGGTACAGGGCAAGCTGGTGGGCCTCATTCGGCGCTATCACTGA
- a CDS encoding VOC family protein, translating to MDNGGLQAVLPTGASFLTTPNIDHLVLPVESLVGARKRWQELGFTVAPDAFHPFGTSNACVFFSDGTYLEPLAVQDEALAGQSITAGNCFVEKDRTFRQAGAREGFSAFVLRSTDAVTDDERFRQSGISAGNRLDFSRTVVDENGSASVASFRLAFADLDSSSFFAFTCQRVNAALPTAGPSVEHRNGALGLGALFLATEGSRGIENLATMLGVHVQEKDHKYVFPLGNCDVEVAMEIAPELDHTPRYPTGLRGIGIRFRVRNIAETRSVLQEASIPHQSSGERLIIAPAQGQGCIVEFVQA from the coding sequence ATGGATAATGGTGGGTTGCAGGCCGTGTTACCGACAGGAGCTTCTTTTTTGACTACTCCGAACATCGATCATCTGGTCTTGCCGGTCGAATCGCTGGTTGGCGCGCGCAAGCGTTGGCAGGAGCTTGGCTTTACCGTGGCGCCGGACGCGTTCCATCCTTTCGGCACGTCCAATGCCTGTGTCTTTTTCAGCGACGGAACCTATCTTGAGCCACTTGCCGTTCAAGATGAGGCTCTCGCAGGCCAGAGCATTACTGCAGGAAACTGCTTCGTCGAAAAAGATCGTACGTTTCGGCAAGCCGGAGCTCGTGAAGGTTTTTCTGCTTTTGTTTTGCGTTCGACGGATGCGGTGACGGATGATGAACGCTTCCGGCAATCCGGGATCAGCGCCGGGAATCGCCTGGACTTTTCGCGTACGGTCGTTGATGAGAACGGTAGCGCTTCGGTTGCCAGCTTTCGACTGGCCTTTGCCGATCTCGATTCCTCGAGCTTCTTCGCTTTCACGTGCCAACGAGTGAATGCGGCATTACCAACTGCGGGGCCGTCCGTAGAGCATAGAAATGGTGCGCTCGGACTTGGCGCTCTCTTCCTCGCCACAGAGGGGTCAAGGGGAATTGAAAATCTGGCAACGATGCTTGGCGTTCACGTGCAGGAAAAGGATCACAAGTATGTGTTCCCGCTGGGCAATTGTGACGTCGAGGTCGCGATGGAAATTGCCCCCGAATTAGACCACACTCCAAGGTATCCCACAGGTCTCCGCGGGATCGGCATTCGGTTCCGCGTCAGGAACATTGCAGAAACCCGCTCTGTGCTACAGGAAGCATCAATTCCGCATCAGAGCAGCGGCGAGCGCCTGATCATCGCGCCGGCGCAAGGACAGGGATGCATTGTGGAATTTGTTCAGGCCTGA